From Streptomyces yatensis, one genomic window encodes:
- a CDS encoding alpha/beta fold hydrolase — MADHCSVEPAGIRLAYQVSGPPDAPPLVLLHALGEDATDWDVVASVLARSRRVYALDLRGHGRSDWPGDYSLELMRADVLAVLDELALGQVELVGHSMGGIVAYLIASDQPRRVARLVLEDVGAPRPRRPTTPAKPEGELTFDWEMVLAIRKQIDTPDPVWWERLAGITADTLVVGGGPGSHVPQDGVAELAHRIPGGRMVTIPVGHLIHSADPQAFTEAVSRFLEL, encoded by the coding sequence ATGGCTGATCATTGTTCGGTGGAGCCGGCAGGGATCCGGCTGGCCTATCAGGTGTCGGGCCCGCCGGACGCTCCGCCGCTGGTGCTGTTGCACGCCCTGGGGGAGGACGCCACCGACTGGGACGTGGTGGCGTCCGTCCTCGCCCGGAGCCGGCGGGTCTACGCCCTCGACCTTCGTGGCCACGGCCGAAGTGACTGGCCGGGGGACTACTCCCTCGAACTCATGCGGGCCGATGTGCTCGCCGTGCTGGACGAGCTGGCACTCGGCCAAGTGGAGCTGGTCGGCCACTCGATGGGTGGGATCGTGGCCTACCTGATCGCGTCGGACCAGCCGCGGCGGGTGGCCCGGCTCGTCCTGGAGGATGTCGGGGCTCCGCGTCCCCGGCGGCCGACCACTCCGGCCAAGCCGGAGGGCGAGCTCACCTTCGACTGGGAGATGGTGCTCGCCATCAGGAAGCAGATCGACACGCCGGACCCGGTGTGGTGGGAGCGGCTTGCCGGGATCACCGCCGATACTCTGGTGGTGGGCGGCGGCCCCGGTAGCCATGTGCCTCAGGACGGCGTCGCCGAGCTGGCCCACCGCATCCCCGGCGGACGCATGGTCACCATCCCGGTCGGGCACCTGATCCACAGCGCGGACCCACAGGCGTTCACGGAGGCGGTTTCGAGGTTTCTGGAGCTGTAG
- a CDS encoding zinc-binding dehydrogenase gives MTLDAGPIRSGAHATADAVADGLPATMRAARFDAAAGTLTVEDVPVPRPGAGEVVVKVAACGICQSDLSQLDGHIAPRLPVVTPGHEASGVVAAVGDGAGHWSAGDRVVLGAGKACGTCPACRFGGGTNTCEDLQVMAFHYDGAWAEYVLTDATTLIAVPDSVPLEHAAVLADAVSTPYGAIDTAQLRSAESVGIWGLGGLGTHLVQLTRICGASPIVALDPLPAARERALALGADFALDPTDDGTRARLKEITAGKGLDVAFDCVGRTPSFTQAERALGHRGRLVLVGISPDPLSVGPELHFVRNRHTVIGHTGYRMEHLEDLVELTARGRLDISGSVSAVLPLEDVNEAIRRLRDREGNPIRILLRP, from the coding sequence ATGACCTTGGACGCAGGACCGATACGCTCCGGCGCGCACGCGACGGCAGACGCGGTGGCGGACGGCCTCCCGGCCACGATGCGCGCGGCGCGGTTCGACGCGGCGGCGGGCACGCTCACGGTCGAGGATGTGCCCGTGCCCCGGCCGGGAGCGGGCGAGGTCGTGGTCAAGGTGGCCGCGTGCGGCATCTGCCAGTCGGACCTGAGCCAGCTCGACGGCCATATCGCGCCCCGGCTGCCGGTGGTCACCCCGGGGCATGAGGCGTCGGGCGTGGTGGCGGCGGTCGGCGATGGCGCCGGGCACTGGAGCGCGGGCGACCGGGTGGTCCTGGGCGCGGGAAAGGCGTGCGGCACGTGTCCCGCCTGCCGGTTCGGCGGTGGTACGAACACCTGTGAGGACCTCCAGGTCATGGCCTTCCACTACGACGGGGCCTGGGCCGAGTACGTACTGACCGACGCCACCACGCTCATCGCCGTGCCCGACTCCGTACCGCTGGAACACGCCGCCGTGCTCGCCGACGCCGTGTCCACCCCGTACGGCGCCATCGACACCGCCCAGCTGCGGTCCGCCGAATCCGTGGGCATCTGGGGGCTGGGAGGCCTGGGCACCCACCTTGTGCAGCTGACCCGCATCTGCGGCGCCTCCCCGATCGTCGCCCTCGATCCCCTGCCCGCCGCACGCGAGCGCGCCCTCGCCCTGGGCGCCGACTTCGCGCTCGACCCGACGGACGATGGCACCCGGGCCAGGCTGAAGGAGATCACGGCGGGCAAGGGCCTGGACGTCGCCTTCGACTGCGTCGGGCGCACGCCCTCCTTCACCCAGGCAGAGCGTGCCCTCGGCCATCGGGGCCGCCTGGTGCTCGTCGGCATCTCTCCCGACCCGCTGTCCGTGGGCCCCGAACTCCACTTCGTGCGCAACCGCCACACCGTGATCGGGCACACCGGGTATCGCATGGAGCATCTGGAGGACCTGGTCGAGCTGACCGCCCGGGGCCGTCTGGACATCTCCGGGTCGGTCAGCGCGGTGCTGCCACTGGAGGACGTGAACGAGGCCATCCGCCGGCTGCGCGACCGGGAGGGCAACCCGATCCGCATCCTGCTGCGGCCCTGA
- a CDS encoding TetR/AcrR family transcriptional regulator: MNEDTATDTTRRRNPRGQGDRLRAEILAAVARLLDEKLTQNPLPVSLREVAREVGIAAQSMYLHFADKDQLARAVAEDGYQRVVAAMRDADGQAAAHGADAGERLRAQANAFCAFARAERGVIRLMFGHNSSSFGEPGRTHPARLLWRQWLDAIHACEEEGLRWPDGAEQTAILLWSALFGRFALWTSTFGRHDAQELTTFVDRTVDTLLRDAHR; the protein is encoded by the coding sequence ATGAACGAGGACACCGCCACCGACACCACACGCCGGCGCAATCCCCGCGGCCAGGGGGACCGGCTCCGCGCGGAGATTCTGGCCGCCGTGGCACGGCTCCTTGACGAGAAGCTCACGCAGAACCCACTGCCGGTGTCCCTCCGGGAGGTCGCACGCGAAGTCGGCATCGCCGCCCAGAGCATGTATCTGCACTTCGCCGACAAGGACCAGCTCGCCCGCGCCGTCGCCGAGGACGGCTACCAACGTGTCGTCGCGGCCATGCGCGACGCCGATGGCCAGGCGGCCGCCCACGGTGCCGACGCAGGCGAACGCCTCCGCGCCCAGGCGAACGCCTTCTGCGCCTTCGCCCGCGCCGAGCGCGGTGTCATCCGCCTGATGTTCGGTCATAACTCGTCCAGCTTCGGCGAGCCCGGCCGGACCCACCCGGCCCGCCTGCTGTGGCGGCAGTGGCTGGACGCCATCCACGCCTGTGAGGAGGAAGGGCTGCGCTGGCCCGACGGCGCCGAGCAGACCGCGATCCTCCTGTGGTCCGCCCTCTTCGGCCGCTTCGCCCTGTGGACCTCCACGTTCGGGCGCCACGACGCACAGGAACTCACCACCTTCGTCGACCGCACCGTCGACACTCTGCTGCGCGACGCACATCGGTGA
- a CDS encoding aminoglycoside adenylyltransferase domain-containing protein — MAHPREDPPSLPTELRPYLVELVRRIRTVCGPHLVSVFAVGSLALRDYRHGRSDVDVTVAVEPSLPGPALHDLAGALAHPHLPCPAAGLELVVYGTDFLSRPSAAAGYLLDLNTGPLLPNRADFDAARSPAFWYVIDRSVAHRTGLSLFGRPAREVIAAPERPDVLAAIRASVREHGDGEGHLADNRVLNGCRAVVFCRTGRWMAKRGAAREVALAEEDFRPLVEAAVRSFERPRSSAVPLPAAEVRTFLTWVRERVDRTAGESGA, encoded by the coding sequence GTGGCCCACCCTCGCGAAGATCCGCCGTCCCTCCCCACCGAACTGCGGCCCTACCTGGTGGAACTCGTCCGGCGCATCCGCACGGTGTGCGGGCCTCATCTGGTGAGTGTCTTCGCGGTCGGTTCCCTGGCACTGCGGGACTATCGGCACGGGCGCAGCGACGTCGATGTGACGGTCGCCGTGGAGCCGTCGCTGCCCGGACCGGCCCTGCACGACCTGGCCGGCGCCCTCGCCCACCCCCATCTCCCCTGCCCGGCGGCGGGCCTGGAACTGGTGGTCTACGGAACGGATTTCCTCAGCCGCCCCTCCGCCGCGGCCGGGTACCTGCTGGACCTCAACACCGGCCCGCTGCTGCCGAACCGCGCCGACTTCGACGCGGCGCGGTCCCCGGCGTTCTGGTACGTCATCGACCGCTCCGTCGCCCATCGGACCGGGCTCTCGCTGTTCGGCCGCCCCGCCCGGGAGGTGATCGCCGCGCCGGAGCGCCCGGACGTGCTGGCCGCGATCCGCGCCTCCGTCCGTGAGCACGGCGATGGCGAAGGTCACCTCGCGGACAACCGTGTGCTCAACGGCTGCCGCGCGGTGGTGTTCTGCCGTACGGGGCGCTGGATGGCCAAGCGCGGGGCGGCGCGGGAAGTCGCCCTGGCCGAGGAGGACTTCCGGCCGCTCGTCGAGGCCGCGGTGCGCAGCTTCGAGCGACCCCGCTCATCCGCGGTCCCCCTGCCCGCCGCCGAGGTGCGAACGTTCCTGACCTGGGTACGCGAACGGGTCGATCGGACCGCCGGGGAGAGCGGGGCCTGA
- a CDS encoding cytochrome P450, with the protein MTTTASEAAFTGEAPFFPAPRTCPFSAPPQHTAFREAGGLHKVTIWDGSTHWLATRHADIRAVLSSPSFSADVRNPDFPLVHSNQPEHEGGLFLRLDDPEHARLRQMLTKEFSVRRTQAMRENLLRITDELIDAMLAKGGPADFIRDFALPLPSRAICLILGVPYEDHDLFEWHANAGTDLDVSHEERARAQREAFAYYEALVERKRREPSDDMISRLLAHHTGPDGFAPEMMPVLVGILVGAGHETTANMLSLGTVALLVNPDQRDRLRAHPELAPSAAEEMLRYWSIVSTDPRRVALEDVEVGGQLVRRGEGVIVSLIAGNRDPRAFGADEGECPADTLDIARNARRHVAFGFGSHQCLGQNLARVEMQVAWPRLFERIPGLRLAIAQDELPFKKNSIVYGLNSLPVTW; encoded by the coding sequence ATGACGACCACCGCATCCGAGGCCGCGTTCACCGGCGAAGCGCCGTTCTTCCCCGCCCCGCGCACCTGCCCGTTCAGCGCACCTCCGCAGCACACCGCGTTCCGGGAAGCCGGCGGTCTGCACAAGGTCACCATCTGGGACGGCTCCACGCATTGGCTGGCCACCCGGCACGCGGACATCCGTGCCGTCCTCTCCAGCCCGTCCTTCAGCGCCGATGTGCGCAACCCCGACTTCCCGCTGGTCCACTCCAACCAGCCCGAACACGAGGGCGGTCTGTTCCTGCGGCTGGACGACCCCGAGCACGCCAGGCTCCGGCAGATGCTCACCAAGGAGTTCAGCGTCAGGCGCACGCAGGCGATGCGCGAGAACCTGCTGCGGATCACGGACGAGTTGATCGACGCGATGCTCGCCAAGGGCGGCCCGGCCGACTTCATCCGGGACTTCGCACTGCCCCTGCCCTCCCGGGCCATCTGCCTCATCCTCGGCGTCCCCTACGAGGACCACGACCTCTTCGAGTGGCACGCCAACGCCGGGACGGACCTGGACGTCAGCCACGAGGAGCGGGCCCGTGCACAGCGGGAGGCGTTCGCATACTACGAGGCCCTCGTCGAGCGCAAACGCCGAGAGCCCTCCGACGACATGATCAGCCGGCTGCTGGCCCACCACACCGGCCCGGACGGGTTCGCGCCCGAGATGATGCCCGTCCTGGTCGGAATCCTGGTCGGCGCCGGACACGAGACCACCGCCAATATGCTGAGCCTGGGCACGGTGGCGCTCCTGGTCAACCCGGATCAGCGCGACCGGCTGCGGGCCCACCCCGAGTTGGCCCCGAGCGCCGCGGAGGAGATGCTGCGCTACTGGAGCATCGTCTCCACCGATCCGCGGCGGGTGGCCCTCGAAGACGTCGAGGTGGGCGGGCAGCTTGTCCGCAGGGGCGAGGGAGTCATCGTCTCGCTGATCGCGGGAAACCGGGACCCCCGCGCCTTCGGCGCCGACGAGGGCGAGTGTCCCGCGGACACGCTCGACATCGCGCGCAACGCCCGTCGCCACGTGGCGTTCGGGTTCGGCTCCCACCAGTGCCTGGGCCAGAACCTGGCCCGGGTGGAGATGCAAGTGGCCTGGCCGCGGCTCTTCGAACGCATCCCCGGGCTGCGGCTCGCCATCGCCCAGGACGAGCTGCCGTTCAAGAAGAACTCCATCGTCTACGGCCTCAACTCCCTTCCGGTCACCTGGTGA
- a CDS encoding MFS transporter, with protein sequence MAFAESASGGEPASSPEPGPVSGVRYWVPLLAVCAGYFMVILDVTVINVAVPVIGRELSASLTGIQWITDGYTLVFAGFLLSGGALGDRLGNRRIFCTGVAVFTVSSAACAFAPSTPVLIAARVVEGLGAALIVPGSLALLQQAYPAPAARSRAFGVWGSTAGIAASAGPLLGGLLVSTVGWRWVFLINLPVGVACLVLTLRQVAPSDRLTGRALDWPAQCAVVAAVASLTAALNEAGRRGWTDPAVLAGMGLSVLATMAFLVRERLARSPAVPPSLLRSRALGGGAVIGLLFNFGFYGMVFTASLDFQHQRGYSALVTGLALFPAVAMTMFASVLSGRLARTTGDRPLVFSGMLLAGLGLVGWVAAGVDPPYPLLVAPMMAAGFGTSFALTGSASTVMGAAPAAYSGTASALFNTTRQLGSAIGVALGGTLLATAADYGEGLRTSMAIGALAYLAAAGLAWFCVPPKTRGRNG encoded by the coding sequence GTGGCGTTCGCGGAGTCGGCGAGTGGTGGCGAGCCCGCGTCCTCTCCTGAACCCGGCCCCGTGTCCGGCGTGCGGTACTGGGTTCCGCTGCTGGCCGTGTGCGCCGGGTACTTCATGGTGATCCTGGACGTGACGGTCATCAATGTGGCCGTGCCGGTGATCGGCCGTGAGCTGTCGGCTTCGCTCACCGGCATCCAGTGGATCACCGACGGGTACACCCTGGTCTTCGCCGGGTTCCTGTTGAGCGGCGGTGCGCTGGGGGACAGGCTGGGAAACCGCCGGATCTTCTGCACCGGCGTGGCGGTGTTCACCGTGTCCTCGGCCGCGTGCGCCTTCGCGCCGAGCACCCCCGTCCTGATCGCCGCCCGGGTGGTGGAGGGCCTCGGCGCGGCGCTGATCGTGCCCGGCTCGCTGGCCCTTCTCCAGCAGGCGTATCCGGCTCCGGCCGCCCGCTCGCGGGCCTTCGGGGTCTGGGGATCCACCGCGGGCATCGCGGCCTCGGCGGGGCCGCTGCTGGGCGGGCTGCTGGTGTCCACCGTGGGCTGGCGGTGGGTGTTCCTCATCAACCTGCCCGTCGGCGTCGCCTGCCTGGTGCTGACGCTGCGCCAGGTGGCACCCTCCGACCGGCTCACCGGCCGGGCCCTGGACTGGCCGGCGCAGTGCGCGGTGGTGGCGGCAGTGGCCTCGCTGACCGCAGCGCTCAACGAGGCCGGCCGGCGTGGGTGGACCGATCCGGCCGTCCTCGCCGGGATGGGCCTGTCCGTACTGGCCACGATGGCGTTCCTGGTGCGCGAGCGGCTGGCCCGCTCGCCCGCCGTGCCGCCGAGCCTGCTGCGCTCGCGTGCGCTGGGTGGCGGAGCCGTCATCGGCCTGCTGTTCAATTTCGGCTTCTACGGCATGGTGTTCACCGCCAGCCTGGACTTCCAGCACCAGCGCGGCTACAGCGCCCTCGTCACCGGCCTGGCGCTGTTCCCCGCGGTGGCGATGACCATGTTCGCCTCCGTGCTGTCCGGGCGGCTGGCCCGCACGACCGGCGACCGTCCGCTGGTGTTCAGCGGCATGCTGCTGGCGGGCCTTGGGCTGGTGGGCTGGGTCGCGGCGGGAGTCGATCCTCCTTACCCGCTGCTGGTGGCCCCGATGATGGCGGCGGGGTTCGGCACCTCCTTCGCGCTCACCGGCTCCGCCTCCACCGTCATGGGCGCCGCCCCCGCGGCGTACTCAGGGACCGCCTCCGCGCTGTTCAACACCACCCGCCAACTCGGAAGCGCCATCGGCGTGGCGCTCGGTGGCACCCTGCTGGCCACCGCTGCCGACTACGGCGAGGGGCTGCGCACCAGCATGGCCATCGGTGCGCTCGCCTACCTGGCCGCCGCGGGTCTCGCATGGTTCTGCGTACCGCCCAAAACCCGAGGGCGAAACGGCTGA